The DNA window CGTCTCTACCTGCTTTTGCCTGTATAGTAACAGAACTTTCTTTCAATATATTTTTTAACTCTTTTGCCTGCTCAATCTTTCTCTTTTTCTTCGTCTCTTCCATCTTTTCTTTTTCTTTCAAAATTTTAATATTGCTTTCTGTTGCTTCAAGAGCATATCCATAAGGAATTAAAAAATTTCTTGCAAATCCATCTTTTATTTCTTTTATTTCTCCTTTTTTACCTTTGTTTTGATAATCTTTTATAAATATAACTTTCATTTTTCACCTCATATTTTAACAAACGGTAGAAGTCCTACAAATCTTGCTCTTTTTATTGCCTTCGCAAGAGCTCTTTGATGTTTTGAACAGACCCCTGACTGTTTTGAGGAAATAATTTTTCCCCTTGGAGTTATATATCTTCTTATTCTTCCTATATCTTTATAATCAATCTCATCAATATTTTCCTGACAGAATTTACAAATCTTGGTCTTCTTTGCCATTTTCCATTTCCTCCTTTTCTTCTATTATCTCAACATTGGGTTTTTCTAAAAATTGGAATCTTTCCACTCTGACTTCTATAGTTGATTTTTTTTCATTATCTTCTGTTTCCCAACTCCTGTAATGTAAAGAACCCTCAACAAATATCAAATTCCCTTTTTTCAAATACTCAGCACATATTTCTGCCTGTTTTCCCCAGACAACAAGATTTAAATAACAAGTATCTTCTTTCCTTTCTCCCTTTGATAGATATTCTCTATTAACCGCAAACCCAAAAGTAGCAACAGCAGTACCGCTTGTGGTATACCTTAATTCTGGGTCTCTTGTTAATCTTCCTATTAAAAAAACTTTATTCAGAAACGGACCCGGCATTAACCTCCTCCTCAAAATTTAACTTCTTTCTCTGTAAAATCAAATATCTCAAAATATTTTCTCTTCTGTAAAAATTGCTTTCAATCTTTGAGATATTTTCTGGTTTTGTTTTTATATAAAAAAGATAATAAATTGCCTCTTCCTTCTTTTTAATTGGATATGCAAGTGTCTTTCTACCAAGATTATCCTTTTTTACTATTTCTGCACCTTCTCTTAAAAGAACTCTTTCAATAAAATCAACTTCCTTATTAAATTCTTCTTCCGGTAAATCTGCTTTTATTAAAAAACATAATTCATAATTTCTCAACATATTTTTTTCCTCCTTCCATTTAGGATGATTTATTATTTACCGTCTATAATTTAATTATATTTAGAAATTTAAAAAAGTCAATAAAAATTAACTAATCATGAATTTCAATAATATCTCTATCCTGAAGAATATAATCCCTTCCAGCAATTATCACCTTATCATTTCCCTCTCTCCACAATCTTGCATATTTAAAATTTTTAAGAAGGTCTTTATGAATAATTTCTGCAAGTTCAATAACTGTTGTATTTTTCTTTAAAGTGTATGGATTTTCAAGGTCAGGTGGTTTTCCAGGTGTTTTCGTATATACTCTGATTATATCAAGAGAAATAAACATTTTTTCTTTTAGGATTTCAATATTTTCAGTATTTTTTGCAGAAATAGTTATTACTTCGGGTATTTTGTCAGAGTAAAATTCAAAAAAAATTTCTTTTATATCTTTACTTTCCGGTAAATCAATTTTATTTCCCACCCATATAATATTTTTATTAAATTTAAATTCACCCTCTTCTTTTATTTTAAACTTTTCAAGAACTTTTAATGAATCTTCCATTTCTTCAAGTATAAAATCGCTTGAAATATCAAATAAAAAAATCAAAGAGTCTGCTTTTCTTAAAATATCACCCACCCAGTTTTCTGTAAATTCAATAGATAAAGAAGGAGTATCAATCACCTGTATCTTTATATCCTGATAATCCATCATTCCTGGGGTTGGTATTTTAGTTGTAAAAGGATAATCACCTATTTCCGGATTTGCTTTTGTTAATTTTGAGAGAAGAGTGGATTTACCTGAATTTGGTGGACCACATATTCCTATTTGACCGGCTCCTTCCCTCTGTATCACAGGAACAGGTGATTTTTTCTTTGTTTTTGTCTGCTCTTCAAGCATCTTCTTATATTTTGATATTTTACTTTTTAAAAGTGCCTGAAGTTTCTCACTTGATTTATGTTTTGGCATTATGGCAAGCATTTCTTCAAGAATTGAAATTTTTTCTTCAATTGTCTTTGCTTTTTTTAATTCTGCTTCTTTTTCATGAAATTGTGGAGGAAGATTTACAACCATCTTTATTCCTCAATCAAACTTTTTATAACGGGAAGTAATTTATTAACATTGTATGGTTTGGTTACATAATAATCAGCGCCAATTTCATATCCTTTTATTTTATCTTCATTTTCACTTTTTCCTGTAAGCATCATAACAGGAACTTTTCTGCTCAAAGGACCCTTTTTAATTCGTTTTAAAACTTCCCATCCATCAATACCTGGTAGTACAACATCAAGAATGACAAGGTCTGGTTTATCTTCCTTAAAAATTTTCAATCCTTCTTCTCCGGTTGCTGCTTCATAAACAATATATCCTATCCTTTTTAACTCTCTGCTTAAAATCAATCTTTCTTCCGGGTCATCTTCAATAATCAAAATTTTTTTTATTTCCATATTATTATTTTACCACATGTAAATTCAAGTGTCTATTTATTTTAATTCCTTTAAATTTTTACAATTTAAGGAAAAACGACGATTAAAAATACTAAAAAGATTTTCCAAAATTTCTATTTCACAATTTATTTATCTCATCCCTATTGAATTTTAGAAATCTGTATTTTTTACTGTTCTTTATGTAATATACTCCTTTTTCCTTTATAACTTCGCCTATAATTTGTAGTTTAATTCTGTTTTTTTTACAAAAATCAATCAATTTTTTTTCTTCTTTCCTGTCTATTATTCCGAGAATACAACCGGAAGAAATTATACCCAGTGGATTAAATCCTAAAACTTTACAAAACTTAATAACAGGTGAATAAAACTTCAATTTTTTTAAATTAACTACAATTCCTATTTTTTTACTTTCCGAAATTTCATATAAAGCGGTTGATATTCCTCCTTCTGTCGGGTCATGCATCCATTTTATTTTAAAATTTTCCCACATTAATTTTGTTTCTTTAAATACACTTATCCCTGGATTTTTAATTGAATTTTTAACCTTTTTTAAATATTTCTCCGAAAAATATTTTTTTAACTCATCAAACTTTTCTCTTGCTATAATTGAAGCACCCTCTATCCCTATTTCTTTCACAAGAAAAATTTTATCTCCTTGTTTTATTTTTAAAAATTTTACCCTTTTTATTTTACTTCCAATCATAAATCCAACTGCAATAACCTTTTCAATACCAGAAATTATTTCAGTATGTCCACCTATCCACTTTATATTAAATTTCTTACATTCATTACTTATCTGGGAAAAAACATATTCAATATCAGAAAAAACTGTATTTTCCGGAAAAAAAAGAACACATAAAAACCATTCAGGAACTCCACCCATTACAGAAATATCATTTACATTAATATTCACAAGATAAAAACCAATATCCTTTGAAGTTAAAGTTATTGGGTCTGCCTTTGCATAAACATATTTATCTTTCATTCTAAAAATCGCACAGTCAATCCCCACACCAGGCAGAATCAATATCCCCTTATCTTTTGCTGTATATCTTTCAATCAGATACTTTAAAAATTTATTTGGAAGTTTACCTGAAGGAAAACCTTTTAAATTAAGAATGTACTCAATATCTTCAATATCATAAAAAACAAAATCAGCACCCTCTTTCAAAAAAACTTCTTCTTTTACATATTCACCAGCAATTCCAATACTCAATATATTTAATTTTTTCCCGCATCTTACATCTAAAAAATGGTCACCTACAAGAATAACCTCGTTTTTTTGTAATCCCATCTTTTTCAAACATTCTTTTATATGTAAAGGGTCTGGTTTATATTTTTTAACATCATCTCTTGTAAGAATAATATCATAAGGAATGGAAAACCTATCAACAACTTTTTCAACCACTTCTCTACAGTTTCTCGTAATTATTCCTATTTTTATACCTTTTTCTTTTAATTTTACAAGTAAATCCATAACCCCTTTTTTAGGATATGTCTTTTCAGATGCTTTAATTTCTTCAGTTTTTAAAATTCTATGCCCTAAAGAATAAAATTTTTCTCCCTTTTCTCCATTCAATTTTTTTATTTTTTCAAGTAATTCAAGAATTGGTAAATTTTCAGAAGGAATTTTAAGATTTAGTTTTTCTGCTTCTTTAAGTATCTTTTCTTTTATTTTCTTAAAATCAATAGAAAGAAATACAAGTGTCCCATCAAAATCAAAAATTACTCCCTTTACTTCCAAAACTTTTCTCCTTGATGATTAAAGATATTTTTTAAAATTCTCAATTCCTTTTTTAATGGATGGGACTGGATTTTCTGGTTCTCCCTCATATTCAATTATAAGCGGTCCCTGAAAATTTATCTCTTTAAGTTTATTCACAATTTTACCTATATCAATATTCCCCTCTCCAAGAACAACATCAACAGGTCTTCTATCTCTCTCAAAAATAAAATCCTTTAAATGAAGGGAATACAATCTTTTGTCAAATGTTTCAATCATTTTTACTGGGTCTATTCTTGAATCAAGTGACCATGCAGTATCAAGACAGAGTCCAATTCTTTCTGAAGTATTTTTAAAGACATAATCAAGTGTCTGTATATTTCCAAGCCAGTGCCATCCACCATGATTATGTATTGCAAGTTTAACATCATATTCATCAGCAAGTTTTTCAGCAACTCTAAAACAGTCAAAAATTTTATTTATATCAAAATCAGCACTTATGTATTTTGCTCCACACATTTTTACAAATTCAAAATATTTTCTCTCATTCGCTTCATTATTTGAAAAACCCTGAACTCCAATGGAATAAATTTTAACTCCTTCATCCTCATAAATTGAAATAACTTCTTTAAATTTACTCTCATCAAGAAAATTTATATGAACTCCACATAATTCAATTTTATTTAAACCCAGTTCTCTTACCATCTTTGCAACTTCTCTATTATCCTTAAAATTTCTGAAACAATAACTCTGAACGCCAAGATTTTCCATAAACTTATTCATACTTTCCCTCCTTTTTTAGTTTTTCTTCTATAATTTTAATTTCTTCAATTTCTTCTTTTTTTAACTGGTCTTCAAAAATACTGAAACTCAAAACCTCTTCAAAACCTTCTTTCAAAAATCTCATTAATTCTTTTTCATCAATATCTGAAATTATATCCTTCAAGCAACCAATTTTAGAAAAATCAACCTCTTTAATAAATATATTTTCCCACAAATCCTTTCTTATATCAATTAAAATTGAACCATGCTGTAAAAAAGAAAAATTATTTCTTCTCTGAGCAGAACCAATTACTTTTTTATCATTGTAAACTATATCATGCCTGGAAGATAGAGAAAAACAGGGTATATCAGTAAAGGATGGCTCTTCCCCTTCTGAAAATCCTCTTATTTTAAAATTTATTCCTTTCTTTTCTATCCCTTTGATTATCCCTTTGCACAGAATTATATATGAAGAAAATGGAGAAGAAAAAAAAGTATGATGGGAAGTATTCGCACAGAAAGAGTAAGTAATTTCTATATCATGAAAAATGGCACTTCCTCCTGTTGGTCTCATAACTATTGGAATTTTATTTTCTTCACAAAACTCAAGATTAATCAAACTCTCCTTTTTCTGATTATAACCTGTTGATACAGAACTCGGATTCCATTTATAAAACCTTAAAACAGGTAAATTTTTTTTATCAATACACTTCTGCCAGAAATAATAATCAAAAGCCATGTTAAAGAAAGGGTTGTAATTATCAGATATAATTAATCTGCATTTCATTTTTCTTTTATATTATTTATGAATTCATCCACATCTATTGCTGTATAGGTTGTTATTTTTACACTCCCTCTTTGAGATATTTCAAGAGATATTTTTGCAACAGTTTCTTCATTTGGAGCAGAAATAATGGTTAAAAAATCAAACGGTCCAAGAATAGCATATTGAGATAAAATTTTCCCACCCATTTTCTCAACCTCTTTATTCACTTCTTTTATTCTCTCTGGCTTTGTTTTAACAGTTTTTGCTCCTTTTTCAGTCAAGGTACTTAACATTACAAAAGTTTTCATTTTCTCACCTCCCCTCTTTTTTTAACAGTATCAAATATATGCCCCTGGCCCGACTTGAACGGGCGACTTTTCTCAGGAGGGGGTGCTTCCCCCTTCCTGAAATTCTCCCCCCAAAACGAAAAACATAGGGGACATTCCTTTCCCCTATAACCCCTTTGTGTCGCCCTTTTTATATCTTCCTCCAATTTTCAATTATTCTGTTTGCCTCTATTTTTCAATATGCCCCTGGCCCGACTTGAACGGGCGACACGCGGTTTAGGAAACCGCTGCTCTATCCTTCCTGAGCTACAGGGGCTTTAAGTATTTTCAAGGGTTTTCACAACTTCTGATTTTTCCTCTTTTCTGTTCAGTGCCAAATAGGTGCCACTTTTTTGTTCTTCTAAATAAAATTTTATTTCATCACTCAATATTTCAACTGCAAGTTTTTTATGTTCAGGGGATAAGTGTGCATATCTTAATGTTGTTGTAAAATCTTTATGTCCCATTAATTCCTGAACTGTTTTTAAATTTACTCCTTTCATTACAAGCCAACTTGCAAATGTATGTCTTAAATCGTGAAATCTAAAGTTTGTTATACCTGCTTTTTTAATAATTTTTTCAAATAAATGGGATATATAATGTTCACTTATATGGGAGTTTTTATCTTTTCCATAAA is part of the bacterium genome and encodes:
- the ssb gene encoding single-stranded DNA-binding protein yields the protein MPGPFLNKVFLIGRLTRDPELRYTTSGTAVATFGFAVNREYLSKGERKEDTCYLNLVVWGKQAEICAEYLKKGNLIFVEGSLHYRSWETEDNEKKSTIEVRVERFQFLEKPNVEIIEEKEEMENGKEDQDL
- the rplI gene encoding 50S ribosomal protein L9, which produces MKVIFIKDYQNKGKKGEIKEIKDGFARNFLIPYGYALEATESNIKILKEKEKMEETKKKRKIEQAKELKNILKESSVTIQAKAGRDEKLFGAITSEIISEEIKKQLNIDIERHQIILEEPIKKLGIYKVPVRLAEGLEGEIKVWIIREK
- the rpsF gene encoding 30S ribosomal protein S6; translation: MLRNYELCFLIKADLPEEEFNKEVDFIERVLLREGAEIVKKDNLGRKTLAYPIKKKEEAIYYLFYIKTKPENISKIESNFYRRENILRYLILQRKKLNFEEEVNAGSVSE
- a CDS encoding 50S ribosome-binding GTPase, which gives rise to MVVNLPPQFHEKEAELKKAKTIEEKISILEEMLAIMPKHKSSEKLQALLKSKISKYKKMLEEQTKTKKKSPVPVIQREGAGQIGICGPPNSGKSTLLSKLTKANPEIGDYPFTTKIPTPGMMDYQDIKIQVIDTPSLSIEFTENWVGDILRKADSLIFLFDISSDFILEEMEDSLKVLEKFKIKEEGEFKFNKNIIWVGNKIDLPESKDIKEIFFEFYSDKIPEVITISAKNTENIEILKEKMFISLDIIRVYTKTPGKPPDLENPYTLKKNTTVIELAEIIHKDLLKNFKYARLWREGNDKVIIAGRDYILQDRDIIEIHD
- the rpsR gene encoding 30S ribosomal protein S18; translated protein: MAKKTKICKFCQENIDEIDYKDIGRIRRYITPRGKIISSKQSGVCSKHQRALAKAIKRARFVGLLPFVKI
- a CDS encoding lipoate--protein ligase family protein, with product MKCRLIISDNYNPFFNMAFDYYFWQKCIDKKNLPVLRFYKWNPSSVSTGYNQKKESLINLEFCEENKIPIVMRPTGGSAIFHDIEITYSFCANTSHHTFFSSPFSSYIILCKGIIKGIEKKGINFKIRGFSEGEEPSFTDIPCFSLSSRHDIVYNDKKVIGSAQRRNNFSFLQHGSILIDIRKDLWENIFIKEVDFSKIGCLKDIISDIDEKELMRFLKEGFEEVLSFSIFEDQLKKEEIEEIKIIEEKLKKEGKYE
- a CDS encoding HAD-IA family hydrolase, which encodes MEVKGVIFDFDGTLVFLSIDFKKIKEKILKEAEKLNLKIPSENLPILELLEKIKKLNGEKGEKFYSLGHRILKTEEIKASEKTYPKKGVMDLLVKLKEKGIKIGIITRNCREVVEKVVDRFSIPYDIILTRDDVKKYKPDPLHIKECLKKMGLQKNEVILVGDHFLDVRCGKKLNILSIGIAGEYVKEEVFLKEGADFVFYDIEDIEYILNLKGFPSGKLPNKFLKYLIERYTAKDKGILILPGVGIDCAIFRMKDKYVYAKADPITLTSKDIGFYLVNINVNDISVMGGVPEWFLCVLFFPENTVFSDIEYVFSQISNECKKFNIKWIGGHTEIISGIEKVIAVGFMIGSKIKRVKFLKIKQGDKIFLVKEIGIEGASIIAREKFDELKKYFSEKYLKKVKNSIKNPGISVFKETKLMWENFKIKWMHDPTEGGISTALYEISESKKIGIVVNLKKLKFYSPVIKFCKVLGFNPLGIISSGCILGIIDRKEEKKLIDFCKKNRIKLQIIGEVIKEKGVYYIKNSKKYRFLKFNRDEINKL
- a CDS encoding sugar phosphate isomerase/epimerase family protein, which codes for MNKFMENLGVQSYCFRNFKDNREVAKMVRELGLNKIELCGVHINFLDESKFKEVISIYEDEGVKIYSIGVQGFSNNEANERKYFEFVKMCGAKYISADFDINKIFDCFRVAEKLADEYDVKLAIHNHGGWHWLGNIQTLDYVFKNTSERIGLCLDTAWSLDSRIDPVKMIETFDKRLYSLHLKDFIFERDRRPVDVVLGEGNIDIGKIVNKLKEINFQGPLIIEYEGEPENPVPSIKKGIENFKKYL
- a CDS encoding response regulator, with amino-acid sequence MEIKKILIIEDDPEERLILSRELKRIGYIVYEAATGEEGLKIFKEDKPDLVILDVVLPGIDGWEVLKRIKKGPLSRKVPVMMLTGKSENEDKIKGYEIGADYYVTKPYNVNKLLPVIKSLIEE
- a CDS encoding site-specific integrase, coding for MRRGEIVNLKWQDIDMKERIITLWDTKSKEKRYVPMNEIVFQTLLNIEKDPLSEYVFYGKDKNSHISEHYISHLFEKIIKKAGITNFRFHDLRHTFASWLVMKGVNLKTVQELMGHKDFTTTLRYAHLSPEHKKLAVEILSDEIKFYLEEQKSGTYLALNRKEEKSEVVKTLENT
- a CDS encoding GYD domain-containing protein produces the protein MKTFVMLSTLTEKGAKTVKTKPERIKEVNKEVEKMGGKILSQYAILGPFDFLTIISAPNEETVAKISLEISQRGSVKITTYTAIDVDEFINNIKEK